Genomic segment of Paenibacillus sp. FSL R5-0912:
TGAAAGGCACGAACCATACCGCGGCAAGCTGCTCAGTGGGGTCAATAGCCATACAGCAGGCTCCGGCACCTTCATGAAAATAACTGGAATCTGAGTAGAGGAAGGCGGGACCTCTTCTCATATCGAGACCAATGCCATAGCTCCGGTCTTTGACATCGTTTCCCCAGCAGTAATCGGGCACTCCGTATAAAGTACGGGTTGTGATTTTCTCGACTGCCTTACGGCCGACGATCCGGGTATCACCTAGCGTTCCCATGCCCAGGAGCATATTGGCGAACCGGTTGAGGTCAGCCGGTGTAGAGACCAGGCCCCCACCAGTACTGGAAACCATTTCCCACAGACTTTCTGCTGGAGAGACTTCAGGCTGAATACCATGAATCAGGTCATGTAGCCGCTTTTCATACTGTTCGTTTCTGATAATGAAGCGTTTAGCCAGCTCCGGAGTCGGTTCCCACATCGTATCCTTCATCCCCAGCGGCTGCAGAATCTGCTCTTCTATGTATTGTTCAGCGGGTATGCCTGTGACTTTCTTAATGATCTCACCGAGGATACAGAAGCCGAATGAGCAGTATTGCCACTCCTCTCCAACCTTTTTATTAACTCCGCAGCTCAGTGCGGCTGTGATCCAGTCCGGCTCACCATCCGCAGGTTTGTATTGATCGAAATACTCTCCGATGAGTTGCCAATAAGATTTGTGATACGGAATCAGGTTGTCCGCACAGTCGGGAAATAATCCTGAGGTATGAGTCAGAAGACTATAGATATCGATTTTGCTGAAGGGTCCCACATTAAATGGCTCCAAGATCGTGCCGACAAGGGTGTCGAACCGGAGAAATCCGTCCTCGACCAGTTTGGATATGCCTACTGAGGTAACGGCTTTGGTGATAGATGCGATGTTGTGGGCGGTTGTCGGTAAAAGCGGTTCCGTCTGGTCTTCCCGGTAAGAGAGCGGACCAATGGCACCATGCATAAACGTCTTGCCATATCTCGAAACGCAGTAAGACGCAGCCTGGATCTTGTTGTCATCGATCAGATTCTGGAAATGGGTGTGCAAAACGCCGATTCGTGAAGCGTCATAACCTACCTCTGCCGGTGAGCAGTCGGCAATGCCTGGAGTGTACAGCATAAATTAAGCCTCCTTAAATTTAGTAGCATCCTACAAGGTTGAGTGTTGTATAAGCGCTTACATATGGACTCACCTGTTCGTGTCGTTCTACATGGTAACGCTTCCGGCACGATACCTTCTAAGTATATTTCCAGAGAATGGATGCTGCAATGTGGAGTTTGTTTATAACCAAAGTTGACCTAATGATATGTTCTGGGTACCAAGTATATGCTATAGTGGTGGGGAAATAAGGACTAATGAGGGAGCGACCCACTTATGTACGAGCAGAAAACAAAAGTAACCGATAACAGCGTTATTGAGTTCATCGAACAAATTGCTAGCCTCAAGAAACGTGAGGACGCATACAAGCTGCTGGATATTTTCAGCGAAACGACCGGATTTCCGGCGAAAATGTGGGGCCCGAGCATTATTGGTTTCGGAACATACCACTACAAGTATGCAACAGGGCATGAAGGGGATGCACCGCTGGTAGGCTTCTCGCCGAGAAAAGCGAAGATCAGCCTATACTTTGCAGCGGGTGATGCCCAGCGGGAAGAGCTGCTGCAGAGGCTGGGGAAGCACACGCCGGGCAAAGCCTGTGTATACGTAAACAAGCTGGACGATATTGATGCCGTTGTCCTGAAGGAATTCATTGAGCAATCTGTGAAGTTCTTAAGAGAGACTTACGGTGCTTGAAGCCTGCAAGTGACAACAATGTCACATCAGACCTCTTAATTAGCAGCTGAATCGCACGACAGTGCTTACCCGAACCCCTACAATGAAGGAGTTGGCTGGAACAGACACTTCACTCCGCCCTTTGGAACTCCAAATTTAAGGACATTAGGGAGAGGCTGCAGTTGAAACAAGGTAATATCAAAAGGAATAACAAAAGGAATAACACCCGTATCAAGTCCGGCATTCTAAGCGCTCTGCTTATACTGGGTTGTGTTAATGCAGGAAGTGCCTATGCTCAGCAGCAGGAATCTTCAGTGAGTCCAGCCTCCATCAAACTGCATGCTGAACTCAGCAGCGCTGCCGCTGCAGATGCAGATGTACAGAATGGCCCTCATGATGCGAAGGAAGTCGAGGCGTTTCTGGATGGTTTTTTTGCCAGAGCGGATGTTAAGGCGAAAGCCGGAGCTGCTGCGGTCTCAGTCGTGCAGGACGGGGAGACCCTCATCTCTAAGGGGTATGGGGTAACCGGCAAATCAGCGAAGTCAGGGGTAGATGCAAGCAGGGATACGTTCCGGATCGGCTCCGTGTCCAAGGTATTCACTGCAGCTGCCATTATGCAGCTGGTCGATGAAGGGAAGATCTCACTTCAGGACAATATTGAAAAATACCTGGACGGCTACACGCTAACGAATCCTTATGATACTCCGGTAACGGTAGAACATCTGTTGACGCATACGACAGGTTTTGAAGTACGTGAACCTTCCGACGCCAGCTATCTGTATGACACTTCCCGTAAGCCGGTTTCTTTAAAGGAAAGCATCTATGATGTCTTTCCTCCTGTGGTCCGCGAGCCGGGAGCCTCTTACATGTACGATAATTTCGCTTCCAGACTACAGGGATATATCGTGCAGCAGGTAAGCGGAGAATCCTTCGGGAGCTATGTGGAGAACCATCTATTTAAGCCGCTTGGCATGAATTCAAGCAGCTTCAGTGTAACTCCTGAATTGGCAGACCGGCTCGTGCCTTCCTATGACGGGGAGGGTAGCGCTATACCGCTATACGGCTTCTCTCCAGCGGAGTGGCCTGAAGGCAGCATGTTATCAACCGCATCTGATATGGCGCTATTCATGGAAGCTTTTCTGAATGGCGGCAAGGCTGCTGACGGTACGGTAATCCTGTCCGGGGAATCGGTTAAGGCGATGTCTTCCTACCGGATGGTTATTCATCCCGATTTGCCGGATACGACCTATGGCTTTGAATCGCCTGTAATCCCGGCCCAGACGAAAGGGGAGAAGGTGATCTCCAAAGGCGGAGACATTCTAGGTTATAGCTCTCTGCTGTGGATTCTGCCTGACCGGCGTACTGGAGTCTTCGTTTCATACAATACCAATCAGGATTTGCGTAATGATCTGTTCACCGCATTTATGAATCACTATTATGCAGGGGGACAATCGCCGTATGAACCGAAGGGGTATCAAGTGCAGGCTGCGGAGGAACTGGCCAGGTTCGAGGGCTTGTACTCCGATCTAAGAATTAAGCTGCTGACGAAAGTTCAAGCAAACGCAGACGGCACCCTAACGGTGAGTGATGTGCTCAGCCGTCATCAGTTGAAGCAGATTGGCGAGCTGCTGTTCGTGGATGAGGAGGGGAATCCGCTGGCCTTCAAAGCGGATAATGAGGGTCATATCCTCTATATGAAATACTCCAATCTATATAGCTATGCGTCCAAACTCCCGGAGAATCCAGCCGGATTTCCGGATGTGCCGGCCAATCATCCGTATGCCGGCTATATTCTGAGCCTGCGGTCACTGGGCTTCTTGACAGAGGAGCTTTCGGAGCCGTTTGAGCCTGAGCAAAAAGTTACCCGCGGAGCGTTCATCCATACGTTTAATACGATATGGAGCATCCCGGAGTCATCGAATCCGTCCTTATTCAAGGACACCGGTAATTCACTGTACGGGCAGGATATTCAAGCTGCTGTCGAGGCTGGCATGCTGAATGGACCCGGCAACGGGGTGTTCGAGCCGGACCGTCCGATTCTGCGCGAAGAAGCGGCGGCAATCGTCTATCGCCTGCTTACAGCAACAGGGATAAGGGCACCGGGTTCTACAGCCGTGCTTGCACCGGGTACCTCGAAGTGGGCTGCTGATGCTGTTCGTTCAATCGTTAGCTGGAAGCTGTACGGACCGGAGGTTACGGAGCCTTACGGCATGTCCGACTACGGTTCACAACGTGCGCTGAGCAAACAGGAGATGGCGGCTCTGCTGTTCCGCATGCTGCTTCCGCAATAAGAACATACAGGGAGAAGGGGCGATTCATTCGCTCCTTTTTTTGTGCTGCAGACAATTTTCACATGGCCTGTTAACTTTGTAATGGTATTTCTTATTATTCCATGCGACAATGCCATTCTGGCTATTATTTTAGAAAAATCGGGTTTACCGAAGCGGAGCTGGTGGAAGAATTCAATTACCCTCATCAGAAATTTGTTCTGGAGAATAGAGGTGTGCAGAGTTGAACTTAGCCTGGAGGACGTTTGATAAATAAAAACCTGAGAATGAAAGGACAATGAATCACATTATGAATTCGAAGCCGTTAACCAAAAGTATCACTTTCATGCAAGCCCTGGCCCTTGTGGTCGGGATGATTATCGGATCGGGGATCTTTCTGAAGCCCGGGATTGTGCTGAATAATGCGGGAACTCCATGGATGAGTATCCTGGCCTGGGGTGTCGGGGGGATTATTACACTGGCTTCGGCGCTGAGCGTTGCAGAAATTGCTGCCGCAATTCCGAAGTCAGGAGGTTTGTATACATATTTAAATGAATTGTATGGCGGGGTATTCGGCTACCTGCTCGGCTGGGTGCAGGCGGTGATATCCTATCCGGCTTCTGTTGCCGCGCTGGCGATTGCTTTTGCCACATACTCCGGCTACTTCCTGCCGCTGAATCACTGGCAGCAGAAGCTGCTGGCCGTGGGCATTCTGGCTTTCATTCTGCTGATGAACGTCATCGCCACAAGGTTCGGCGGAATCATCCAGACTGTGGCAACAGTGGGGAAGCTGATTCCGGTAGCGGGGATCGTGGGCGTAGGTTTGTTCTCGGATCTGGCTCCCGGCTTTGGAGGAATCGGCGCATCAGCCGCAGGCGCGGGCTTCGGGGCGGCGGTTCTGGGCACGCTCTGGGCGTATGACGGCTGGATCAGCGTGACCAATATGGCGGGTGAAATCAACAATCCGGCCAAAACGCTGCCAAGGGTCATTTCCATCGGCGTTATTTTTGTAATTGCCGTATATGTACTGTTCAACATTGCAGTGTTCAAAGCGCTGCCCTATGATCAGATTATTTCCTCCCAGACTCCGGGTGCAGATGCGGCAGAAGCGCTGTTCGGCAGCGGCGGGGGAGCTTTTATTACAGCAGGAATCATTGTCTCCGTATTAGGTGCACTGAATGGGTATCTGATGACCGCTGCGCGGGTGCCGCAGGCAATGGGGGAGAAGCGGCAGATTCCATTTTCCCGGGTGCTCAGCAGTATTCATCCGAAGTTCCAGACCCCGGCGAATGCGCTTATTTTTCAAAGTGTGCTGGCGGTGATCTACATCTTCTCGGGAACTTTCAATACGCTGACCGATCTGCTGGTATTTGTATTGTGGATTTTCTTTACAATGGGTGTGTTCGGCGTGTTCATCCTGCGCAAGAAAGTGCCGCATGAACAAGGCCGCTACCGCGTGCCGCTCTATCCGTTCACACCGATACTTGGCGTGGCAGGCGGAATCTATATCTTGGCCAGCACGATCATCAGTGATCCGCTGCGTTCGCTGGTGGGGATCGGCATTACGCTGGCCGGACTCCCGGTCTATTATGTGATGATCCGGAAGAACCGTGTGTAGAGTAAGTCCACAGATTGTCCGAGGGTAAGCTGAATATGAAATAAACTGCGCAGTGCAAGGTGCTTCAGGGCTTTGTACTGCAGCAGTTAACGGCTGAGCAAGAGGAAATATAATTATTTGTTGACAAGGGGAGTTATATTAAGTATACTATGAAAGTATCTTTTGAGCGGGCGTTCACAGCTTAGAGATTATCGTCTTGTAGATCAGAATACATAGACACATACGGACTCTTAGCTCAGTTGGTAGAGCAGTAGACTCTTAATCTATTTGTCCAGGGTTCGAGCCCCTGAGAGTCCATCACACAAGAAACGGCAGAGATGCCGTTTTTTTATCGTTTAAGGCGTGAATAATAAAGTTGGAATATCGCTGAAGAGGCGGCTAAGGCATCCGGGAGCAGCGTTGGCGAGGGTTGGGCTGAATCAGCGCCGGAAATAGTTATGATTTTCTCCACTTGCTGATGAATAGAGAAGCCCTCGCCGGACAACAGTTGGATAAACAGCACTTAATTTGCGGTAAAGGCCATAAAGTAGAGTGAATGTGAGAAATTAAGTGACGTTTCTCCAACTAAAATCCTGAAATTAGTCAAAAGAGCGAAATTAAGATACGTTTTTCCATTTAATACTCTATGTACTGGGTAAACTACGGCGGCGATCTCTAAGCACGACTCATTAATTAGCATTAGCCTATACTCAATTACCGTAGTTTGCTGATTCGCTTGAAATTAAACTTGATCATGCTTGTCAGAACAGGAGCTAGCAATGCTCCGCAATCTGTACTTCGAAGCCGTCCGGGTCTAGAATGTAAAAGAACCGCAGATGCGGATTCGGCGAGACGGGTCCGCGTGCTACCGGAATTCCCTCGTTACTAAGCTCCTTCATAGCCTCGTCCAGTGAACCTGCCTCGAAACCTACTGAAATACCGCACTCCGGCATTAGCGCCGGATCACTTCCCTGAATAAGCTCGATCTTCGGTTGTCCTTCTGCACCCAGCATGACAATTTGCCTGCCTCTGCTCTCAAATCTGCGCTCAATGGGAAGGCCCAGAATCCTGTGATAGAAATCAAGGGAAGCCTCCAGATCGCGCACTCTGAGCGTAATCCAGTTCATACTCAAGTTCATGTTTCTCATATCCTTTGCTGTGAATTTTGGTAGTGTCTATTATACGCTATGTGTACGGCTTTTTTAACATACACAGTCTGCCGGGTAACGTTATAATCTATCTGGAATGATTCTGTTATATTGCCGGAGGCCGGAAGATGAGGAAGTATGTGCTGCTATTGATATTTCTAGTACTTATGGGACTGCTGGCCTTCATAGGAACGATATGGCGCGAGGGTCCGCAACAAGAGGTGCCTGAATTAACAGCGGCCCGGAAGCGGGAGGATTTTGAATATCTGGCCAAGCTCGTGAAGGAGGTTTATCCGCTGGATAAGGCGCTTGAGCAGGATAAAGATCTTGAGAATATGGACGTAATCGGTCAGGCATTCATAACCCGGGCCGGGGAATCTGCCGATAATGCTGAATTTCTCCGGCTGTTCTATGAATACATGACATTCTTGGGGCAAGCCGGCCATGCACAGGTGGTCTTTGATGAGCCGTACAATCCTATGCTTGCTTTCTTCTATAACATTGATAAACAAGCCTACCGCTCCAGAGACTACTGGCTTAACATGGCGGCCGGTGTGGAGATGTATGTGCACAGCAAAGCAGACATCCACTATGAGCAGGGTAAATATGTGCTGGCGCAGGATTATCAGGCGAGAGAGACTCTTTTTCCGCAAGGTTCAATAATTGAGCGAATTAACGGTCTGGATGTTGAGGATTATGTTAAGTCTTTGCAGACACGGCTTCATCTAGTTTGGGATGCTGCGCTTCATCGGGTATACCTGCAGACGCTACTTAGTGCTGATCCGGGGAACGGTGCTTGGATGATTGAAGCGGTCCGCCCGGATGGCATGATGGCCAAGGGGGATTTCTTGGTGTACAAGGGATATGCGGCGCCATACCGGAATGAACAGCCTGACAGCAATGTTATCCCCGTTGAGCTGGATGACCAGACCGGATATATAAGGATTTTTAGCTTTGCAGATATGTAT
This window contains:
- a CDS encoding serine hydrolase domain-containing protein, whose translation is MLYTPGIADCSPAEVGYDASRIGVLHTHFQNLIDDNKIQAASYCVSRYGKTFMHGAIGPLSYREDQTEPLLPTTAHNIASITKAVTSVGISKLVEDGFLRFDTLVGTILEPFNVGPFSKIDIYSLLTHTSGLFPDCADNLIPYHKSYWQLIGEYFDQYKPADGEPDWITAALSCGVNKKVGEEWQYCSFGFCILGEIIKKVTGIPAEQYIEEQILQPLGMKDTMWEPTPELAKRFIIRNEQYEKRLHDLIHGIQPEVSPAESLWEMVSSTGGGLVSTPADLNRFANMLLGMGTLGDTRIVGRKAVEKITTRTLYGVPDYCWGNDVKDRSYGIGLDMRRGPAFLYSDSSYFHEGAGACCMAIDPTEQLAAVWFVPFTDDNWYAEALFNVTNIIWSGLI
- a CDS encoding APC family permease, yielding MNHIMNSKPLTKSITFMQALALVVGMIIGSGIFLKPGIVLNNAGTPWMSILAWGVGGIITLASALSVAEIAAAIPKSGGLYTYLNELYGGVFGYLLGWVQAVISYPASVAALAIAFATYSGYFLPLNHWQQKLLAVGILAFILLMNVIATRFGGIIQTVATVGKLIPVAGIVGVGLFSDLAPGFGGIGASAAGAGFGAAVLGTLWAYDGWISVTNMAGEINNPAKTLPRVISIGVIFVIAVYVLFNIAVFKALPYDQIISSQTPGADAAEALFGSGGGAFITAGIIVSVLGALNGYLMTAARVPQAMGEKRQIPFSRVLSSIHPKFQTPANALIFQSVLAVIYIFSGTFNTLTDLLVFVLWIFFTMGVFGVFILRKKVPHEQGRYRVPLYPFTPILGVAGGIYILASTIISDPLRSLVGIGITLAGLPVYYVMIRKNRV
- a CDS encoding VOC family protein, which produces MNLSMNWITLRVRDLEASLDFYHRILGLPIERRFESRGRQIVMLGAEGQPKIELIQGSDPALMPECGISVGFEAGSLDEAMKELSNEGIPVARGPVSPNPHLRFFYILDPDGFEVQIAEHC
- a CDS encoding serine hydrolase: MSPASIKLHAELSSAAAADADVQNGPHDAKEVEAFLDGFFARADVKAKAGAAAVSVVQDGETLISKGYGVTGKSAKSGVDASRDTFRIGSVSKVFTAAAIMQLVDEGKISLQDNIEKYLDGYTLTNPYDTPVTVEHLLTHTTGFEVREPSDASYLYDTSRKPVSLKESIYDVFPPVVREPGASYMYDNFASRLQGYIVQQVSGESFGSYVENHLFKPLGMNSSSFSVTPELADRLVPSYDGEGSAIPLYGFSPAEWPEGSMLSTASDMALFMEAFLNGGKAADGTVILSGESVKAMSSYRMVIHPDLPDTTYGFESPVIPAQTKGEKVISKGGDILGYSSLLWILPDRRTGVFVSYNTNQDLRNDLFTAFMNHYYAGGQSPYEPKGYQVQAAEELARFEGLYSDLRIKLLTKVQANADGTLTVSDVLSRHQLKQIGELLFVDEEGNPLAFKADNEGHILYMKYSNLYSYASKLPENPAGFPDVPANHPYAGYILSLRSLGFLTEELSEPFEPEQKVTRGAFIHTFNTIWSIPESSNPSLFKDTGNSLYGQDIQAAVEAGMLNGPGNGVFEPDRPILREEAAAIVYRLLTATGIRAPGSTAVLAPGTSKWAADAVRSIVSWKLYGPEVTEPYGMSDYGSQRALSKQEMAALLFRMLLPQ
- a CDS encoding S41 family peptidase, with translation MRKYVLLLIFLVLMGLLAFIGTIWREGPQQEVPELTAARKREDFEYLAKLVKEVYPLDKALEQDKDLENMDVIGQAFITRAGESADNAEFLRLFYEYMTFLGQAGHAQVVFDEPYNPMLAFFYNIDKQAYRSRDYWLNMAAGVEMYVHSKADIHYEQGKYVLAQDYQARETLFPQGSIIERINGLDVEDYVKSLQTRLHLVWDAALHRVYLQTLLSADPGNGAWMIEAVRPDGMMAKGDFLVYKGYAAPYRNEQPDSNVIPVELDDQTGYIRIFSFADMYKEQDRLVIQDFMKKSGGKYSKLIIDLRRNGGGDDDYWADNLLKPLLKAPVDYEQSASVKKSFGERFGLRFRLYKQFVSSTLTNKDRYDVTEVKKEQLPGVDSADWDTYTVTKYWQPEDSFLFDGKVYVLADGDSFSAADNFTAAVRKLGLGTVAGTNTAGGACVYMEPYRYALPNSGIIFKLETDLNSNAEGRINEIYGTAPDVLMDESRYPTAYPESYEPEVLKNEEWIRKVMLGL
- a CDS encoding DUF1801 domain-containing protein — its product is MYEQKTKVTDNSVIEFIEQIASLKKREDAYKLLDIFSETTGFPAKMWGPSIIGFGTYHYKYATGHEGDAPLVGFSPRKAKISLYFAAGDAQREELLQRLGKHTPGKACVYVNKLDDIDAVVLKEFIEQSVKFLRETYGA